TCTCTCAGCAGAAAAGTTCTAGTAACTGGATTTCATGAGTAGTGTTGGCTATAGCATATTGGATAAAGCATACATTGACTCAAGAGAGTAACATCAGTGAATGTATATGGGCTGCCATAATTATGCTGGCCTAGTTTTAAACTGTTTGGAAGGGGTTACAGTTCACGAGACactgtcttagccctggtctacactggggggatctatctaagttacgcaacttcagctatgtgaataatgtagctgttcacatagctgaagtcgacatacttagatagacttactgtggtgtcttcactgcggtgagtcaactgctgctgctcccccgtcaactctgcctgcgcctctcacggcgctggagtacaggagtcgacgggaaagcacttgggggttgatttatcgcatctagactagacacaataaattgattccccactggattgatcgctgcccgctgatccggcaggtagtgaagacatacccttaataACCAATCATTTAATAAAAATCTAAGATCTGTAGCGATTTTTAGTTATTCATTTATGAATTTTGCCACTTTCCAACCCTCCAGGaaattgctttgtttttctgCTATCCATTATAGTTATTTCAAACATCTCAATGCTTCCTCATTATCACACAACACTAAAAGTCCATAGTAATCCAGAGTAAATACTATACAATTTTAACTAGAGCTAAAAGAATGTTTCTGATTTGTTGAGCAGGTTTTGGAAGTACTTACTCACTCTTCACACCTGCTATCCGATTCTCGGTGTGTCCCTACAGCTCCCCTTACCCATCCCCATGTGGTCTTGCAGCCCTCCTCCTAtgcagcccctggctcaatgctgtcaccccaccAGCTCATGAGCCTGTGCCCCAGTTTGCCTCCCCAtgagcccttctgaaccccagccTCTGacagcccccagcagccccatgtgcctgctttgtccatcccatgcctcctcccctgtgaggaaggcaggctcttccccctccctctctgctgactggctgccctctcttctggtgccacagcagcccctggttgGTGAAAGGTGTAACTGCAACTCCTCTCCAGCAGAATCTATATtctgtggagagaaaaaaaatctgttgggcAGATGAATTCTGCGCTTGCGCAATTGTGCAAGATTCGTGTAGGAGTAATATACTAGGtcagactggattctccagggtCCAACAAAGAAAGAGAGGGTTTTTGGATAAGTAGCTTGGTTTTAATACTGGCTCAGTGCTTTCTTCCTattccagcaaatggacagggtCCCTGGTCCCTGGAAGGTCCCAGTGCTTGGGGGGTAGGCTTAAGGACTAGGcctgccagaatccatgttagggTTAGTCCTAAGCTTTATGAGCATGCATGTAGATTCTTTCCCCCCCCTGCAATGCTGCTTACCTTTAAAAATAAGGTGGGTTTGCATAGGAAGTGTTGTGTGGTAATTTATAACTGTTGACAATCACTTTTATCAGTATCTGAAGAGAAAGTAAGCACATCTGTTTAGGCAGACTGTCTTTGCTGGAAAATACACAGTGAAGGAggggaactgttcagcctggacATACCTTGGTCTGAAGGGAGTGAGACCCATAATGGGTGTCTACCCAAAAGAGGCAACAACTGGAAGACTGAGATTGGGTGCCCTTTTTGAATGACTTAGAGGAAATACAGGTAcagttgtcctgaactgtgaTAGTTGCTGTAGTGTTAAAATGCTCATACAGCTGTCCATAGTCTTCTGGAAAAAACAGGGTGGACAAGCCCTGAATTTTTAATGTAGTGGGAAAACACTTTTTAAGAAAGAACTTTCCTGGCCACCTTTTATACATTATAGAAGCTCATAttcaatatatttttccttttgcagGCAACCTTTATTTTCTCCTGGCAGTCTTTAGGTTTACAGACTATTACTGTATTCATCTTCTAATCTATGTGTATGTGTTAAAATGTGCCTTTATGCCCTCACCATTGCTATTTCACTTCCCTTTCTTGTAACCCCGAAGTCCCAGCTTTCCAGAGTCCAGTATGTGCAATATTCAGCTACATCATCTTGATTTTTCCACTTGTATCAAGATCAAGCTTAAAAACTGTTCTATTTCTTAACAACTCTCATGGAGTCTTCCATCTTACCTCAGACCTGTTTTCTGTACTCTTGCTTGTGCTCATCTGCCCTCTGGAACAGCCTttatgtacaggtttcagagtagcagccatgttagtctgtatccgcaaaaagaaaaggagtacttgtggcaccttagagactaataaatttatttgaacataagttttcatgagctacagctcacttcatcagatgcatgcagtggaaaatacagtggggagatttatatacacagagaacataaaacagtgtgtgttaccatacacactgtaacaagagtcatcaggtaaggtgagctattaccagcggggggatgggggggcaccttttgtagtgataatcaaggtgggccatttccagcagttgacaagaacgtctgaggaacagtggggggggagaataaacatggggaaatagttttactttgtgaccCATcaacttccagtctttattcaagcctaatttaatggtgtccagtttgcaaattaattccaatttagcagtctctcattggagtctatttttgaggatttttttgttgtaatattgtgacttttaggtctgtaatcgagtgactaaagagattgaagtgttctctgactggtttttgaatgttataattcttgacatctgatttgtgtccatttatgcttttatatagagactgtccagtttggccaatgtacatgacagaggggcattatTGGCACatgatcggttttgggaccaatcttatttaatctttttattactgacctcggcacaaaaagtgggagtgtgctaataaagtttgcggatgatacaaagttggaaggtattgccaatttagagagtgaccgggatatcatacaagaagatctggatgaccttgtaaactggagtaatagtaataggatgaaatttaatagtgagaagtgtaaggtcatgcataaggattaataacaagaaatttagttataagctggggacgcatcaattagaagtaacggaggaggagatggaccttggagtattggttgatcacaggatgactatgagctgccactGTGATATGGCAAtgcaaaaagctaatgcggtcttgggatgcatcaggcaaggtatttccagtagagataaggaggttttagtaccattatataaggcactggtgagacctcacctggaatactttgtgcagttctggtctcccatgtttaagaaggatgaattcaaactggaacaggtacagagaagggctattaggatgatctgaggaattgaaaacctgtcttatgaaaggcgactcaaggagcttggcttgtttagcctaactaaaagaaggttatggggagatatgattgctctctataaatatatcacagggataaataccggagagggagaggaattatttaagctcagtaccaatgtggacacaagaacaaatggatataaactggtcatttggaagtttagacttgaaattagatgaaggtttctaagcatcagaggagtgaagttttggaatagccttccaagggaagcagtgggggtaaaagacctgcctggctttaagattaaactcgataagtttatggaggagatggtatgatgggataacatgattttggcaattaattgatctttaaatattcatggtaaataggcccaatggcctgtgatgggatgttagatggggtgggatctgagttactacagaggattctttcctgggtatctggctggtgaatcttgcccatatgctcagggttcagctgatagccatatttggggttgggaaggaattttcctcgagggcagattggaagaggccctggaggtttttcgccttcctctgtagcatgggttacttgctggaggattctctgctccttcaagtctttaaaccacaatttgaggacttcagtagctcagacataggtgagaggtttatcgcaggagtgagtgggtgagattctgtggcctgcgttgtgcaggtcggactagatgatcatagtggtcccttctgaccttaatatctatatcacattggtagatgtgcaggtgaatgagcctctgatagtgtggctgatgtgattaggccctatgatggtgtcccctgaatagatatgtggagacagttggcaacgggctttgttgcaaggataggttcctgggttagtgattttgttgtgtggtggctggtgaatttttgcttcaggttggggggctgtctgtaagcaaggactgtcctgtctcccaagatctgagagtggtgggtcatccttcaggatagcttgtagatccttgatgcgttggagaagtttttgttgggggctgaaggtgatggctagtggcgttctgttattgtctttgttgggcctgtcctgtagtaggtaacttctaggcgtctggctctgtcagtctgtttcttcacttcagcaggtgggtattgtagttgtaagaacgcttgatagagatcttgtgtttgtctctgtctgaggggttggagcaaatgcagttgtatcgtaacctctccaatgcaccatcaaagatctacaacctatcctgaaggacgacccatcactctctcagatcttgggaaacaggctattccttgcttacagacagcccgccccctccccaacctgaagcaaatactcaccggcaaccacacaacaaaatcactaacgcaggaacctgtccttgcaacgaagtccattgccaactgtgtccacatatctattcaggggacaccattatcgggcctaatcacatcacagactccaatgagagactgctgaattggaactaatttgcaaactggatacaattaatttaggcttgaataaagactgggagtgaatgggtcattacacaaagtaaaactatttccccatgtttatcccctgCCTGCCGACTGTTCCTCGcaggttcttgttaactgctggaaatggcccaccttgattatcactacaaaaggtgtctctccgcggcacccccccccccccccttgctggtaatagctcaccttacctgatcactctccttagagtgtgtatggtaacacctactgtttcatgttctctgtgtatataaatctccccactgtattttccactgcatgcatccgatgaagtgagctgtagctcacgaaagcttatgctcaaataaatttattagtctctaaggtgcctcaagtactcctgttctttttgccttTATGTAGGAAGTTTTAACAGAACAAATCATTACCACCCAAGTGTCAGAAGCAAAACAGTAAAACTAATGTTTACTGGCTTGTGTGGCACAAGATTTACTAGCATGTCTCACTGGTGTCTTGTTTTACATGCTTTAAATTTttagtcaatttttaaaagtggatTTATAGATTAGAATGTAATTGTTACACATAGGCATGCAAAATTGAGACTGTAGTTCTGTATAAGCTTGTTAGCTACTCTCAGTAGTAATATTCACATACAGGAAAAACAAGAAATGAAGTTGTCAGCTGTTGGAAACAGCTTACTCGCTTAAAATCCagcaatttattttatattgggCAGTTGACGTAGCTTCTAAAATTAGCTACGACCGGAGTTTCCAGCGCATTATAGGTAGGGGACCCACCCATTCTTCCCCGGCGTTTCTGAATGTTTGTGTTTTGCTGACTGCACAGCGAGCTTGGTTGATCACATGAGGTTGATATGCCTGGGTGgcttcctgggctgggggggagggaaggcagcaCGCCGGAGCTGCAGTCTGCTTTCTCCGCCGCCTCCTTTTTCCGTGCGCCCGGGCTGGTGCTAGGAGGAGCTCGAACAGAGCAGAGACACTACCAACCTTTCGGCAGCAAATGGCTTTTCCACAGGAGACAACGCACAGGACTCAGGAGTTCACCCTTCTGCCTGTTACTCTGGCTTTGCAGCCCCCTCTCCTCGGCCTGGCTGGAGCTACGCAGAGCTGGTGGCAGCGTGTCCGTAGCCAGATCCTTCTCATGGGCGCTCCGTAGCTCTGCAGCCGAGGGAAAGGAAGGCGCCAGAAGCAGAGCTTCCTTTGCTAGGCAGCAGCCGGAAGAGTTTGGGAAACCATTTTAGGGAGACTTTCTGAAGAGTTTTTTGTGTGTGACAGGTCCTAACTGGAACAGATCGGACAGAGCTGTTTCCTTCTCCCTCAGAACCCCCTGTGGATTATTAAAGAAACTTCACGTGGGGGAGTTGGCTAGATTTCTGCCTACTGCGCTGGAGGTTTTAGTGCTCCGTTTGCGTGATTCTCTCGCATGAAAGTAGCCCCCCTCTGGTATCGTTCCAGGTCTGTCTGTCCTCAAGCCTCATGTTACCAGGAGGGGCCTCTGTTatgagttgtttttgtttctatgGGGAAACGTAATGAGCTGTTTCACTCCTCATGACGGGGAAATCTGCCTTGAGCTTTCTGTATTCGTGGAAGGGGGGAGTCCTGTTTACATCATGTTTGCCAGGAAGTAAAACCAGCAAGAGAAAAGGTATTTtttaaaccttctgtgttacaaCTTACGAGGTGCACCATGTTAAGCCTGCTATCTGGGATTTGAGAGTCTCCAGTAGATTCAGgcattgaaaacaaaataatttcccTGCTCTGCAGTTTTGGGAATAACTTAGGTTTGTTTTTCCAGCAGGTTGATACACTGGTTCAACTTTTGGTTCAATGATGGAACATTTTTTCTTGATGCAGAATTTAAAGATCTTAGAAGtatattccccccctcccctttttatgTACTTCAGTTTCTTTCTGCTATTATTTAAACCtggtaaaatattttaagatacaTTTTTATGTTAAACCACATGCAATAATATTTTTGGTGGTGACTCGCTAAGTACCTTAGTTTCTCAGTGTTGCTTAGAGACCAGCTTCCCACCCCCACAGTGAGAAAGGACTGGTGTGGGATCTTAGGTATGGGATAGCACCCAAAATAGCAGGTGTTGCATATATTTTCACCTGACACCAGTTTGCTATCCTGGCAGTTGTATTACAGTTTCTGTAACTGCAAAAGAagcttttaaacaattttttcaaCTTTCTCTACATAACTTTTGACGGTTTTCCAGTTATCTGTCTGTTTGCTTGCTTTTGGTGGAAAAAATGTAGCAGGTTAGCATAAAATGTAGGTATGACCAAAAATGTAGGCTTTAGAGAGTAAGCTTATGAAAATAAACTTGAACTTCTCCTTTCTCCATTATTTTGTATTACTACTGTTTCCTGCTTTTTCCATGGTGATGAGGTGGACAACAGAAGGGGCTTTGGATGGGTTTTGGCTCCTCCAGCTGGGACATGGGGCAATAGTCTGTGTACATGGACCAATCCCTAATCAGCCTGTTACTCTAGCTGGCTCTATGAAGGGCAGTTAGCTATTTGAAAGGCCATATTTGTTCTGATGGATGTCGTCTTGTTCTGAGATGGTGATTAAAACCATGGGTGGAGAGTGTGTGATGGGGAATCTGCCTGTGAAAACTTATCAATGCCATTTGATATGATGAACTCTAAttgtaacaagaaaaggagtacttgtggcaccttagagactaaccaatttatttgagcatgagctttcgtgagctatagctcacttcatcggatgcatgccgtggaaactgtatcagactttatatatacacagagaatatgaaaaaatacctcctcccaccccactgtccatgctcaaataaattggttagtctctaaggtgccacaagtactccttttctttttgcaaatacagactaacacggctgttactctgaaacctctaattgTAATCTGCAGGGTGGGATGGAGCCCCTGTTATGTATCAACTTTGTGTCCTGTGCTGAGAACCAGTTTGACCTCATACATGCTAGCCTGTTTGGAGGTGTTTTAACGCCTTTTGTAGATCTAACAAAGGAAGCATAATCTAGACTGCTCCTAATGATTTATGGACTTTCTTTTATCCCCTGCCCACCCCTAAGAAACAGTGGTGTTCTGTACATGAACTCTGCATGGGGCCCTACACTGGGGCTCATGACCAAGACTGGGTTTATGAGAAGGGGTTGTGTGGACATGGGGAcaaccaacagcagcagcaagaggccCTGGTCTTAAGACAAGGACATCTCCACCAAGCCTGAACTTGGACAGACCGTGACTCAAAAGATTCTTAGGACTAGTGAGGAGGATAGACCTTTGTTGGTTTTTCTGTAGATCTATAactcttctgttttttaaaaagtgagtgtgtgtgtgtgtgtgtgtgtattaagaAGTTCCTTTCCAAACATTGTGTGTTGGTCCCTGAAGGGTATAACTAGACACACCAGAGTGCACCCAGCCTGATGGACTCTAGATGGAATGGATCTAATAAGCAACTGAGAAGAGAGTGGGAGATCAGGAGGGCTAGGGCTCTCGTTTCAGGGTTTGGGTGGCTGCATTCAAGAAAAGTGTCAGACATGGGGTCTGCATCTGAGGAGTGTTCTTGGgtgtcccaaagccaggaatagtgATTAGGCATTACCCAAACCCTTGGAGCTTAGCATCCCATAGGATTTGGCAGTTGGATCCCTTACAACTAGTGTCTGTTTAGTCCTGCAAGACCTTCTCTCTCTAGACTGGATTGTGACAGAGatcttctctctccctgcagttccTTTCCCCCCTTGCCTCTGCTTCAAATAGGAGTGCCTCATAACAAGAAAGCAGCAGTCCAGACATGCAAGTATTGCTGCCAGGTAGCCACAGGAATCAATTTAAGACCATAATGGTAGAATCTAGTTTGGCTCAGCCTATCTACTGTCACTGGGGAACCAATCATGGATTGCAGACAGTCCTATACTTCAACACATTAGCAGCCTAATCTGGCATAGTAAAGTCTTTGGGCTCTAAATAGGTACACTGGAAGGGGAGGcacttcaagtagttgaaagttTAGTGTGGAGTCATGCCCAATGGTTAGATGGCAGTTTTAGGattcttttctccttcccttctgGAGGCACAGGAGACTAGCGCAAGGCTAGTTTTTTCACAGACACTATTGGCTACTTCCATAGGTATGCATGTATTTTATAATTTAGAGTTGCATCTGTTGATTCTTCGATATGCGTTGTTTTGTCATCCTCACAAAGGTGTTTCAGGTCTCTGAAGAGAACTGCTAGAAACAACTGAATAGCtaaaaaaactgaagaaaaacttACAACTAAAATGTGTGTGGTAACCCCaaagaaaaaatttaaatgtCAGAGTCAAatgaattaaacattttttttttctggtttgatAAACATTAAAATAGTAAATCTGTCTCACAGATTAAAGGAGTTCTTGCTTTCCTAGCTAAACAGTCTCTTCTGTATATGTAGGGAAGTGTATCTTTTATTGACACATCTGCTGAATATAGCTTTTcccaagaaaaattaaaatagtttgtCTTCCCAAATGTCTATCCACTAGGGTTGTATTTTCTGAACTGAAAAAGTGTAGTAAAATAGACTTTAGTTTGTTGGATATTTTTTCTTACTAATAATACTTAGTTTGGCAAATACAGCAAAAGAACCTCTTCACCTTCTCAATGACATTCCACCTCAGCCTACTGAAACAACCTGCCCTAAAGACCAGAAAATTCTAAACagcagggaaagggaggggaaaggaggggaaaaaaaagatgaagGGGGTTAAGACCCTTTTTTGAAAAGAATATTGTTTTCTCTGAGAAAGTAGGGTCTCCTTTCACCTTTAGCAtcaaggggaggaggaaaaaacaaaatctaaagaGCTAAATTGTCTGGCCTTTGGCTCATTTTCCAGCCAGTGCCTCACTTCCACCTGCATACTCACCTCAACATCAGGATTTTTCTACACATGTCCAGTAAGCAGAGTAAATGGCAGAAAGTTTGAAGAGCAAGGTTTTCTTTGAGACGTTGCTTTTCACATAGTTCATATTGGCTAAATCTGAGGACTTTGAAAATATAGCTTTACTGTCATTAGTAGGATGGTTATTATAGAAGAATGCTTATGGTTAGAACCCTTTATTTTCGTGTGATCTAGGGTGTGATCTAGTCACTTGTTCTATATATCCAATATACACACCAAATACCTATTGTTCAGGAGTGCTTTTacttccttttttctctctcttcaagCAAACAAGACATCCTTTCTCAATCTTAAATTAGAAAATTTAACAGAATTTCTGTGTTCCTTGATCTCAACTTTGTAAAGTTGGCCAGCATGCAAGTATTTTACGTCCTTTCCAGCTTTGCTCACATACACTAGAGCCACACTCTTCACATTTAATGAGTATCACGTTTGTTTTTGCTCCCTGTGGAAATTGTTTGTGAAATATACAATGTATTAAATGGtatgtctaattttttttcctcaaataaaaattaaaatcaacaattaCAGGGAAAAAACTCAGTTACGGAGATACAGGTGTACTGACACATTCTCTTGTATActaactctgtttttccttcaTTACAGAAATGAGCCGTCAGACTGCTACAGCACTACCTACAGGTACTTCAAAGTGTACACCATCACAGAGGGTGCCTGCTCTGACTGGCACTACAGCTTCCAACAATGACTTGGCAAGTCTTTTTGAGTGTCCTGTGTGTTTTGACTATGTGCTGCCACCTATTCTTCAGTGTCAGAGTGGCCATCTTGTTTGTAGCAACTGTCGCCCCAAGCTTACATGCTGTCCAACTTGCCGAGGCCCACTGGGTTCCATTCGTAACTTGGCTATGGAAAAAGTTGCCAATTCTGTACTGTTCCCATGTAAATACGCCTCTTCTGGATGTGAGATAACTTtgccacacacagaaaaagcagACCATGAAGAGCTGTGTGAGTTTAGGCCTTATTCATGTCCATGTCCTGGTGCTTCATGTAAATGGCAAGGTTCGCTGGATGCTGTTATGCCACATTTGATGCATCAGCATAAGTCAATAACAACACTACAGGGAGAAGATATAGTT
This genomic stretch from Lepidochelys kempii isolate rLepKem1 chromosome 12, rLepKem1.hap2, whole genome shotgun sequence harbors:
- the SIAH1 gene encoding E3 ubiquitin-protein ligase SIAH1 isoform X1; the protein is MTGKSALSFLYSWKGGVLFTSCLPGSKTSKRKEMSRQTATALPTGTSKCTPSQRVPALTGTTASNNDLASLFECPVCFDYVLPPILQCQSGHLVCSNCRPKLTCCPTCRGPLGSIRNLAMEKVANSVLFPCKYASSGCEITLPHTEKADHEELCEFRPYSCPCPGASCKWQGSLDAVMPHLMHQHKSITTLQGEDIVFLATDINLPGAVDWVMMQSCFGFHFMLVLEKQEKYDGHQQFFAIVQLIGTRKQAENFAYRLELNGHRRRLTWEATPRSIHEGIATAIMNSDCLVFDTSIAQLFAENGNLGINVTISMC
- the SIAH1 gene encoding E3 ubiquitin-protein ligase SIAH1 isoform X3; the protein is MVLRELGRCRREMSRQTATALPTGTSKCTPSQRVPALTGTTASNNDLASLFECPVCFDYVLPPILQCQSGHLVCSNCRPKLTCCPTCRGPLGSIRNLAMEKVANSVLFPCKYASSGCEITLPHTEKADHEELCEFRPYSCPCPGASCKWQGSLDAVMPHLMHQHKSITTLQGEDIVFLATDINLPGAVDWVMMQSCFGFHFMLVLEKQEKYDGHQQFFAIVQLIGTRKQAENFAYRLELNGHRRRLTWEATPRSIHEGIATAIMNSDCLVFDTSIAQLFAENGNLGINVTISMC
- the SIAH1 gene encoding E3 ubiquitin-protein ligase SIAH1 isoform X2, producing the protein MVLRELGRCRRGDKAPRPNGIKNNTEMSRQTATALPTGTSKCTPSQRVPALTGTTASNNDLASLFECPVCFDYVLPPILQCQSGHLVCSNCRPKLTCCPTCRGPLGSIRNLAMEKVANSVLFPCKYASSGCEITLPHTEKADHEELCEFRPYSCPCPGASCKWQGSLDAVMPHLMHQHKSITTLQGEDIVFLATDINLPGAVDWVMMQSCFGFHFMLVLEKQEKYDGHQQFFAIVQLIGTRKQAENFAYRLELNGHRRRLTWEATPRSIHEGIATAIMNSDCLVFDTSIAQLFAENGNLGINVTISMC
- the SIAH1 gene encoding E3 ubiquitin-protein ligase SIAH1 isoform X4, with the translated sequence MSRQTATALPTGTSKCTPSQRVPALTGTTASNNDLASLFECPVCFDYVLPPILQCQSGHLVCSNCRPKLTCCPTCRGPLGSIRNLAMEKVANSVLFPCKYASSGCEITLPHTEKADHEELCEFRPYSCPCPGASCKWQGSLDAVMPHLMHQHKSITTLQGEDIVFLATDINLPGAVDWVMMQSCFGFHFMLVLEKQEKYDGHQQFFAIVQLIGTRKQAENFAYRLELNGHRRRLTWEATPRSIHEGIATAIMNSDCLVFDTSIAQLFAENGNLGINVTISMC